One Parashewanella spongiae genomic window, GGATACAAGCCTTCGCTGGTATGACAAAGATTGTACTTTCTAAATCGCTAGATACCTAAAAACTTTAACTCATTCACCGATAGAGAGTTTTATTTACTGTTTTTTCTTTATTAGGGTAAGATTACAATTAACTATCTAAAAACAAACTTTGGAAGGCATTATGACAATATCTAATACTTCCTCTGCTACCTCCCTTCAAGCAGTTAGCTTTCATCAAGGCGATTCTTCTTGCTCCCTTAGAAATGTCGACACACAAAGCAGCTCTAGTATCAATGAGCACAATAATGCACTAGGTAGTTTTCACTCAGGAAGTGAATCAGGACTCGGTTCAAGTGCTTCAAGTCAGGTTTTTTCAAACTCACCTTCAAAAAATCTTTCTACAACTAGCATGGGTGCACTACAAACATCCGAGCAGGGAATTGGGGCTAATGCACCTTTTAATATGAATTTTGATTTGTCATCCAAGTCACAAATCGCACTTACCAATGCTTCAGCATTAACTAAATTTATGAAACCAGGAAGGGTTAACAGTGAATTAGGACAATTCCACAATGCAACCCCTCCCATGTTCACCATAGGCAGCTCAAATTTAGAAGATTCAATCGAAGAGCTTAAATCCTCCTCTCCTCCGAATCAAAAGCCTGCTGAGTCCGTTCGTCACTCCCCAAAAAGTGAACTTTAATTTAATCCTAAGTTAAAGGATCCACCTTCTTAGAAGTTGGCTTTGCCTTTCGCCCCCCTATAAGGGGGCTGGTGCTTGCCCTCTTAGAAGGCAAGCTGTTGTCCCCGATACTTGCGAATTAAAAATCTAATCTTTCTTGTTCCTTTTCAAGCTCTTCCTGATACTTGGCATACTTTCTTATCATTTCTGCGTCTATGCCTACTGTTCAACACAATACCCTTTAGCCCAAAAATGATTACCCAAATATGGCTTTTTCCGTATATGTGGGAACTGTTTAACCTAAATGAATCAATTGGAAGCGTTCATATACGCAGAAAAAATTACTGATAGCAAGGCATGAATAGCAGCAAGTAGTGGTTACCGACATACAAAACTGTCGTTACTTCGTTTCTACTTGCAAAAATTACAACTCAGATAGCAGTCATTTTAGCAAGTTTGTGAGCGTAGAGCACTTCACTCATTGGGTGAAAGCCATGACCCTAGAAACATCAGTTGACTGCGTTCTCAAGCGTAGAAAAAATGGCTGATAGTAAGGCGTAGCTTGCAGCAAGTAGTTATTCTACTTGCAAAAGTTACAACGCAGATAGCAGCCATTTTAGCAAGCTTGTGAGCGTAGAGCACTTCACTCATTGGGTGAAAGCCATGATGATAAAGTCATCTTATTGACTCAAACAGTTACTCATATACTTAGCGTTCAACTGATGTTTTTAGGATGATGATAAAGTCATCGTATTGCTCAAACAGTTACTCGTATACTCAGCGTTCAACTGATGTTTTTACCGTGAAAATAGCCGCTAACACCTATTCCCAAGCCTGTTAGTGAAAGCATAAAAGCTAAAAATCGCTTCGCCTTTAGCTTAGGTTGGAAATAATCTTCAAATCTCAGCGAATACAATTTTCATGGTGTAGGGTGATAGAAAAATAGTAGTCAAAGTAAACGCATATGACATCTATGCCTATCATGAACGTTTAGGTTTAAAGAGGATGACTGTAAAATTTATGCTGATGATGGAACAAGAAATTCAGCAACCATTAAGCGAAAAATTTTGAACTTGGTGAAAAGTCACACTTCAAAAGACAGTGTTGCTGGCAAGGTGCAGCGAGCCTGATGGGATGCAAAATTTAGGGCTGAGATTTTGCTTGGTTAATAATCAATCAAAGCATAATCCCGCCCTGTATCAAATCGCCGTTGTTAGATTCATCTATACTCAAAATAGTCAAACCACTATGTGAATGGGATCTTTCTATGTCTTCAATGCCTCTCAATAAAAATTTACATTTTGTTAGAGAAGCGACCTCAATCGCCATCAATCAGCAGGTGTACAATAAAAAGCATCAAGGTGAGCGAGTCATTACACTATCGCTTGGTGAAGCTTATTTTGATATCCCTGATTTTGGATTTGATGCGATTAACTTTAAGCAAGGTTATCATTACAGCGACACGGCAGGTTTACCTGCTCTACGGCAAAAATTGGCTGCTCATTACTCCAATCAATTTAATATCCATTCCATAGATGCCGATAAAAACATCATTATTTCTGCGGGCTCTAAATTGCTCACTTATCTATCGATGCTTGCCATACTAAATCATGGCGATGAAGTGTTACTGCATGAGCCTGCTTGGTTAAGTTACCAAGATCAAGCCAGTTTATGCGGGGCTGAAACACGTTATATTCCTTATCATGTTAAGGCAGAAAACTTTAGACAGTATTTCTCAGAAAATACAAAGTTACTCATCATTAATAACCCCAATAATCCTGCTGGTTGGATTTATGACAAACACGAGTTAGTTCAACTTATTAAACTGGCTGAACAAAGTGGAATTTATGTCCTTTTCGATGAAGCGTATAGCGACTTTGTTGCGAATACTGAGCACTTCCATTCTGCAAGTTATTATATTGCCGACTTTGATAATGTTATCGTCGTAAATTCTATGTCTAAAAACTTTGGAATGTCAGGTTGGCGGGTAGGTTTTCTTGTTGCTACCCCTCATCTCGTGCAACATATATTGAAACTCAACCAACACATTATTACTTGTGCACCGACGCCATTACAGATGTATTTTGCCGAGCATTTCACTCAAATTTACCATTCATGCCAGCAACAGATTAACGCGCTCATGGTTAAACGACAACAGGTTGCAAACTTGCTTGAACAGCATCAACTTAAACCTTTATCAGGTAATGCTACTTTTTATTTTTTTATTGATATTAGCCAAAGTAGTATGAGCTCAAAACAGCTCTGTAAAACCTTACTTGAGCATTTCAATATTGCCCTTGTTCCAGGAAGTGCCTATGGACATTCTACTAATGGTTTTATCCGGTTATCTTTTGGCACCGAGCCCCTTACTGATATTGAATACGCAATAAAAACCATTGCATCATTCTGTAGCGGGGAGCAAGAATGAAACCTTGGATTATTCATATCGGTTCAGGGCAATGGCAACAACAAGCCATTATTGCAATGAAACAACGCGGATATAAAAACCTTGCTGTTGATGGCAATCCTCATGCTGCTGGCTTTGTTCATGCAGATGACACTTTAGTGACCGATATTTTAAACCCAAGCCTTACCTTACATACCGTCATCAACTATTGTCTTTTGCATAAGATTGTTCCAAATGCCATTTTCAGTATTGCCAATGAAGTTGGTCAAGTTTCAGCGGCGACCCTTAGACAACACTTTGCTCTTGCTGGTGTCCATGCGGAACTCGCCATGAAACTTACCAATAAAGCTTTGCAACGCCAACTCTACCAAGGACAGCGCTTTTCACCACATTACCAAGTGTTCGATACCAACTTGCTTGACCGTTTAATCCCATCGCATTTTCCTGATGGTTTTTTACAGCAAAAACTGATTGTAAAACCTGTTGACGCTTCAGGGAGTCGAGGGATAACCATTGTAGCGCCATCAGAAATTAATGAACTACGTCAGGCTGCTGAATATGCTAGCCATTGTTCACGGACTAAAAAGATTATTGTTGAACAATTTATTGAAGGACAAGAATATACCCTAGAAAGCGTTATCATCGAGGGGAGAACTCACCCTTTATTGATCACAAAGAAGGTGCAAGGGAATTGTGGCACAGTATCTCGTATGCTAATGACCGCCGAACTACCTAATTTAACCAAACAAGCCATCTACGACACTGTTGCCAATGCACATCGTTTATTACAATACGAAAATGGCATCAGTCATGCTGAAATCATTGTCGACAATAACAAACAAGTATGGATAGTAGAGGTTGCTGGCCGTGGTGCTGGTTGGGCTGTTTCTGAGAAATTCATCGAATTTGCCACTGGTTATCATTACTTTGATGCAAGTTTAGCTTTCAATTTAGGTGAAAGAATTGAAATTCCGAGTTCAATTCAACCATCTTCATGCTGCATTCGATTTTTTGAAACTCAATCGGGTGAGCTAATAGAGTTATCGATTCCTCAAATCGAAGGGGTTTACGGTGAACAAATACTTCTAAAAGGCGCAAAAATGCATGATGCTAAAACCGATAATGATCGCATTGGCTTTGCTATGTTAAAAGCCAACTGTAATAAACAATTAATTGAAAAACTGGATCATATAGAAGCACAAACTCAAGTCGTGTTAAAAACAAATTGAGTTTGTGCTTTTTATTTATCTACATATTTAATGGCTGAATTTATATTTTTTCAGCATTTGTGCCCATTGGTTAGAAACATTAGCACCAAGTACCAATAAACACGGCGTTAAGAACAAAGTCAGTATAGTCGCAAAACCTAAACCACCAGCAATCGCGCTAGATAACTGCGTCCACCACTGGGTTGAGGGAGCACCAAATGAGATTTCACGGTTAATAAAGTCAATATTCATCGACAATACCATTGGGATCAGTCCTAAAACCGTTGTGCCAGCTGTGAGTAAAACTGGTCTAAATCTCAGCTCTCCAGTTATAAGCGCCGCATCGATTGAGCGGTGCCCTGCTTTTACTAAACTGTTATAAGTGTCTATTAAAACAATATTGTTGTTCACCACAATGCCAGCTAACGCAACAATCCCTAGTCCAACCATCACCACACCAAAGGGTTGCTGTGCAATCAATAATCCAAGCAAGACGCCCGAGGTCGAAAACACAATCGCACTGAGTACAAGCAGACTTTGGTAAAAGCTATTAAATTGGATCAATAGGATCATAAGCATTGCAAATATTGCAATCAAAAAGGCTTGCCCTAAAAACAGACCTGTTTCTTGTTGATCCTCAGAGTCCCCTTTCACCGCGATGCGAATATCCGCTGCAAATGAAGCATCTTTGAGCTTTTCTTGCAAAGTAGTTAAACGCTCGTTAGCTAAAAAGCCTTCTCTTACATCCGACTGCACAGTAATCACGCGCTTAGCATCGACTCGTTTAATGGTGCCCACTTTCGCTACTGGCTTTAAGGTGACGAAGTTGGATAAAGGCACTGTGCCATTCACCGTTTGAAGATTAAAATTCACGAACTCATCAAGGTTTCGTGCGCTTTGTGGAAAGCGGATCACAATATCGACTTCTTCTTCTGAATCATCAGGGCGAAAATCGGTAACTTTATAACCACGAGTCATCATTTGGATCGCGCTGCCGATCAAGTTTACATCCGCACCATATCGAGCCGCTTCTTCTCGATTGACCGTAAGTTGCCAATCAATACCCGGCAATGGTCGGTTATCTTCCATATCTTTAAAGCCATCAAGCTCAGCCATGGCCTGACGAATTTGCGAAACCGCATCGTAAATGTGTTCTTGACTGATACCACTCACTTGCAACTGAATAGGTTTACCACCAGACGGCCCATTTTCTTGAGTGCGAAACTCTAAAATAACTCCTGGAATATCCGCCGTAGTTTTCTCCATTTCTGCCAAGATTTTGCTTGCTGGGCGTCTCAATTTCCAATCAACAAACTGAAACTGCAATGAACCAATCACATCTTCCGCTTTATTGTTCCCGGCCTGATTAAATGAGCGTCCGTATACTGATTTCAGTTCACTCAATCCCAGTAAACGTTTTTCAACCTTATTGAGTAAGGCATCTTTTTCATGGATGGACAGATCACCACGTGCATGTACAAACACTTGAGCGCTATCAGGCTCCACTTCAGGGAAAAACTCAGTACCTAAACCAAAGCTAAAATAACTCACATAACTGAGAATGATCGCAGCTAAGGAAATCCCCAATACTTTAGCTGGGTGGTTAAGTCCTAAGCGTAATACATCGGTATACCAGCCTTTACTCCCTGTACTGGCTTGCTCAATATCATCAAGGTTTATTTCAAGTTCATTATTACCTGTCAGTTTGCCATCTTTGCCAATCAAACCACCAAGAACAGGCAAAAAGACCAAGGCTACGACCAATGATGCAAGAAGACAAATCATCACTGTAATTGGCAAATATTTCATAAACTCACCAACGGTGCCTGGCCAGCCAACAAGGGGCACAAATACCGCTAAAGTGGTTGCCGTAGATGCAATAATCGGCCAGCTCATCCTTTTAGCCGCTAGCGCAAAAGCTTTACGCGCTGTCAGCC contains:
- a CDS encoding pyridoxal phosphate-dependent aminotransferase, whose translation is MSSMPLNKNLHFVREATSIAINQQVYNKKHQGERVITLSLGEAYFDIPDFGFDAINFKQGYHYSDTAGLPALRQKLAAHYSNQFNIHSIDADKNIIISAGSKLLTYLSMLAILNHGDEVLLHEPAWLSYQDQASLCGAETRYIPYHVKAENFRQYFSENTKLLIINNPNNPAGWIYDKHELVQLIKLAEQSGIYVLFDEAYSDFVANTEHFHSASYYIADFDNVIVVNSMSKNFGMSGWRVGFLVATPHLVQHILKLNQHIITCAPTPLQMYFAEHFTQIYHSCQQQINALMVKRQQVANLLEQHQLKPLSGNATFYFFIDISQSSMSSKQLCKTLLEHFNIALVPGSAYGHSTNGFIRLSFGTEPLTDIEYAIKTIASFCSGEQE
- a CDS encoding ATP-grasp domain-containing protein; amino-acid sequence: MKPWIIHIGSGQWQQQAIIAMKQRGYKNLAVDGNPHAAGFVHADDTLVTDILNPSLTLHTVINYCLLHKIVPNAIFSIANEVGQVSAATLRQHFALAGVHAELAMKLTNKALQRQLYQGQRFSPHYQVFDTNLLDRLIPSHFPDGFLQQKLIVKPVDASGSRGITIVAPSEINELRQAAEYASHCSRTKKIIVEQFIEGQEYTLESVIIEGRTHPLLITKKVQGNCGTVSRMLMTAELPNLTKQAIYDTVANAHRLLQYENGISHAEIIVDNNKQVWIVEVAGRGAGWAVSEKFIEFATGYHYFDASLAFNLGERIEIPSSIQPSSCCIRFFETQSGELIELSIPQIEGVYGEQILLKGAKMHDAKTDNDRIGFAMLKANCNKQLIEKLDHIEAQTQVVLKTN
- a CDS encoding efflux RND transporter permease subunit; the encoded protein is MNSIIDWAMSRSRAVLVFLLCLIISGIVAYASIPRESQPDIAIPTIYVSMSHEGISSSDAERLLIRPMEKELRSIEGVKEMKSVASEGHASVTLEFDAGFDSDQALLDVREKVDLAKVKLPQGGEEPEVHEVNVALFPVLSLSLSGPIPERQLLRVARDLKDDIEALPEVLEVDIGGDREEVLEVIVDPLILETYQIDFLSVISSISNNNKLVAAGALDNGDGRLVVKVPGVIENVDDMLSLPIKTVDDTVVTFGDVASIRRTFKDSPGFARVNGQSAISLEVSKRVGANIIDTIEQIKVIVADKQGYWPDNIELDYILDQSGQIEDMLKDLQNNVSSAIIMVMIVIVGALGVRSSLLVGMAIPASFLAGILVIYLIGFTLNIVVLFSLILVVGMLVDGAIVVTELANRYAKEGLTARKAFALAAKRMSWPIIASTATTLAVFVPLVGWPGTVGEFMKYLPITVMICLLASLVVALVFLPVLGGLIGKDGKLTGNNELEINLDDIEQASTGSKGWYTDVLRLGLNHPAKVLGISLAAIILSYVSYFSFGLGTEFFPEVEPDSAQVFVHARGDLSIHEKDALLNKVEKRLLGLSELKSVYGRSFNQAGNNKAEDVIGSLQFQFVDWKLRRPASKILAEMEKTTADIPGVILEFRTQENGPSGGKPIQLQVSGISQEHIYDAVSQIRQAMAELDGFKDMEDNRPLPGIDWQLTVNREEAARYGADVNLIGSAIQMMTRGYKVTDFRPDDSEEEVDIVIRFPQSARNLDEFVNFNLQTVNGTVPLSNFVTLKPVAKVGTIKRVDAKRVITVQSDVREGFLANERLTTLQEKLKDASFAADIRIAVKGDSEDQQETGLFLGQAFLIAIFAMLMILLIQFNSFYQSLLVLSAIVFSTSGVLLGLLIAQQPFGVVMVGLGIVALAGIVVNNNIVLIDTYNSLVKAGHRSIDAALITGELRFRPVLLTAGTTVLGLIPMVLSMNIDFINREISFGAPSTQWWTQLSSAIAGGLGFATILTLFLTPCLLVLGANVSNQWAQMLKKYKFSH